The sequence GAAGTCCCAGCCGGCCACGGACACGGCGTCGGCCTCGGCCACCAGGTCGTCGAAGGTGCGGTTCATCCGCTCACTCTCGGGGGATCGGCCGAGCCGCGGCAACCGGTTTTGCTCGCACCCCGGCCCGGGTCCCGGCTCGCACGCCGACCCAGGCCCGCAACGCTCACGCCGGCGCCGGCGGGTTCAGCGTCAGGTAGCAGCGGATCGCGGTGCCGGCCGTGCCGGTATGGGTGCGGACGAGGTCGGCGAGCTGATGGACCATCAACAGGCCGCGCCCGCCGGGTCGTCCGGGCGGCGGCAGCCGGCTGCCGGCCAGCGGGTCGACCAGCCGTCCGCCGTCGCGCACCTCGCAGGCGACGTGCCCGTGCTCGGCCCACACCCGCACCACCCCCGAACCACCGCCGTGCAGCACGCTGTTGGTGGTCAGTTCGGCGACAGCGAGCGCCAGGTCGTCCAGCCGCGGGCCGGCCAGCCCCAGCGCGTCGGCGGCCTGCACGGCGAACTGCCGTGCGGCCCGCAGCCGTTCGTCGTCGAAGGTGTACGACGCGGCGAACCGCGGTTCCGCCAGCGGCACGTTGTAGGAGGCGACCGCCAACTCCGGGGCGTAGTGCGCGCTGATCCGGCGCCGCCCGCCCTCGATCAGCACCGGGTGGGTGACGCAGGCGTCGCCGAGGGCCTGCGGACCGAGCCGCGACGCGTCGTACAGGCACAGGATCGTGGCCCGGCGGCCGTCGAACGCCGCGTTGACCAGGGCCTCGTGCTGGACGCAGGCCGGGTACTCCAGCGGGGTGCGGCCCGGCCAGACCGGTTCGGCCACGATCCGGACCGGGCCGACCGGCTGCGCGTCGGCGAATGCGGCGAGCACGCCCGGGATGATCCGGCCGGGGTTGCGGCCCGCTCGGGCCATGTCGGTGAAGTGCACACCGTCCGCGAGCGGCCCCAGCGCGTTGTGCAGCAACGCCATCCGCTCCCCGGGGACCGCGACGGCGACCGGCTCGCCGGCGGCCAGGCCGTCCCGGACGAAGGAGAGGGTGCTGTCGAGGTATTCGGCGTCGTCGCGGTAGAAGAAGGCAGGGTGCGAGAAGGCGCTGGCGGCGGGCTCCACGTCCTCCGGCCCCCTTTCGGACACGTGTACCGGTCTCGCCAGTATGCGCCCCGAAAAGATGACCTTGTCGGGGGGCTGCCCCATGGCCGTCCCGATGGCCGTTCCGATGGCCGTTCCGGGGGCGGGCGGCGCGAGGGCCGCCGTGAGAACGCCGCCCGTGCCGGCACCCGCCGTGACTCCGCCCGCCGCCGCCCCGGCGACTTCCGGACCGCCGAATTCCGTACCATCGGCTTCCGCACCACCAGCTTCCCTACCGCCGGCTTCCGCACCGCCCACCGCCGTACCGCTCATCGCCGTGCCCCCGTCCGCCGTGGCACCGCCGGGCAGCGCCGTGCCGTCGTCAGTCGTGGTTGATCGCCTCGAAGGCCGCGGACAGCGTCTCGCTCTCGTCGGCCGGCACCGCCCGCTCCAGCGCCGGCACGAGGTCGCGCCGCTCGTGGAAGAGGTACTGGTACATCTGGGTGAGGGCGCCGTCGATCGTCAGGCGCCGGGTCTCCTCGGGGTGCCGGCCGGTGAGCGCGCGGTCGAGGATGCCCTGGATCAGCTCGCCCTCCTGCCGGTCCCGCCCCACGAGACGGGCCGACTCGCCGTGCCGCTCCAGCACCTTGCTGACGGTGGCCTCCTTGGCCGCGAGGTGCCGGGCGAAGGTGTCGGCCAAGGGCCGCACCTCCTCGGGGGTGTCCCCGCCCCGCATCCGCAGGTCCTCGACCATCGCCAGCAGCAGACCGCCGGACGTCACGAGGCTGGCCGCGAGCCCGGTGGGCACGTCGTGGTGGCCGTCGTGCCCGGCGGCGCCGCGCCCGGAGTGCCGGCGCCCCCGGCTCCACCGGCCGTGGCCGCCCCCGCCGTCGGCGTCCGCCACCCGCTCGTGCGTGGCCGCGCCGCCACCGGCGGCCGCGCCCGCGCCCAGGTCCGCACCCGGGTCGTCCGGAGCCACGCTCGCACCGCCCGGACCGGCCCGGTCCGGCGCCGGCGCGCCCGTGCCCGGACGATCGGGCATCTCCTCGCGCTCGCTCGCTTCGCTCATGCCACCGGCTCCTTGTCTGCGCTCGCGGGGACCTCGGGGTCTGCCCGATCCCGGCGGCCGTCCGCGCCCTGCGTCGTGAGTTCCTCCATGTCCTACGGTGCTACGGTCCGGCCGTCCGCGCCCCTCACCTTCCGCCGGAGCGGGGACGGCTCACCGGCCGCCGCCCGCGGTTCCACCGCCGCTCCCGGGCCCGGAGCCGTCCTCCTCGTCGGGCAGGTCCGCATCGGCCACCAGGTGCACCGCGGCCTCCTCCGCCGAGGCGGCGCCGCCGTCGATGCCCACGTCCTCGCCGGTCACGCCGTCCTCCCGGGAGTGCGCGCCCTCGTCGGGGCCGACCAGACGGCCGGAGCGCAGGTCGCCCGCCTCCGGGTCGAGCAGTTCGCCGTCGGTGTCCGAGGCGTCGCCGAGGCCGTCGCCGCGCGGCGGCTGCCGGTCCGGGCGCTCGCGGGCGAGCCGGTCGTCCAGCGAGTCGCCGGCTTGCTGCTCGTCGCCGGTGGTGCCGGTGTCCTCGACGACCAGCGGGCGGTCGGGCGGTGAGTACCCCTCGTCGAGGACGTCGACCACACCGCGGTCGTCGAGGGTGTCCTCGGGTTCGAGCGGCCCGGTGTCCTCTCGGATGTCGCGGTCGCCGCCCTTGTCGGGCTGGTACACGTCGTCGCCGCGGCCGAGGTCGTCCGGTCCGCGCTGCTGCTGAGTCATGTGCGTGCGCTCATCTCGTCGAGGACCGCGCCGTTGAAAGCGTCCAGGTCGGCAGGCATCCGGCTGGTGATCAGGGTGTTCGGGCCGTTGGTGCAGACCCGGACCTGCTCGTCCATCCAGGTGGCGCCCGCGTTGCGCAGGTCGGTGCGAAGGCTGGGCCACGAGGTGACGGTGCGGCCGCGCACCGCGTCGGCCTCCACCAGTTGCCAGGGGCCGTGGCAGATCGCCGCGACCGGTTTGCCCGCGGCGAAGAAGGCGCGGACGAAGTCCACGGCGCCCTGGTGCAGCCGCAGCGCGTCGGAGTTCGGCACGCCGCCGGGCAGCACCAGCAGGTCGAAGTCGGCCGCGGACGCCTCGTCGAGGGTCACGTCGACCGGGAAGGTGTCGCCCGGTTCCAGGTAGTTGTACGCCAGTACGGTCCCGGGCAGCGGCGCGACCACCTGCGGGTGGGCACCGGCCTCGGTCAGCGCCCGCAACGGCGAGGTCAGCTCGCTCTGCTCCACTCCCTGGGGCGCCACGAGGATCGCGCTCCGCACGTCCATCACGTCCTCTCGTGTTCGGGGTGGGCGCAGCCGCATGACCACGGACCCCGCCTACCCCTTCACCTGGTGCAGAAACGGGCATTTCACCCGCTTTCCACCATCCCTCCGAGTCCCCCGCGCCGCCAACCCGCAGATCGGCCCCACCGGGCGGACGGCAGAACACACCCCCAGGGGGACAGGCCCTAGGTGTTCTGTCCACGGAGGTTGGTGACAGTGATCACGGTGGGGTGATCTTGAACGAGTAAGGGCCTTCCGGGTTCGGTGTGGATTGCGACATCGACATCGAACGATCAGAAGGCCCTCATGCCCCACCGTAATGCACCTCTGACCGAGACCGGCCGTCTGCGGCTGGCCCGCTGCATCGTTGACGACCGGTGGACCCTGCGCCGGGCCGCCGAACGCTTCCAGGTCTCGCCCACCACGGCTCAGCGGTGGGCGGCCCGCTACCGGGAGCTGGGCGAGGCCGGGATGGTCGACCGCTCCTCGCGCCCGCACTCCAGCCCGCGCCGGACACCGACCCGTACCGAGCGGCGGATCATCAAGGTCCGTGTCCTGCGCCGGTGGGGACCGGCCCGTATCGCCTACCTTCTCGGGCTGAACCCGGCGACCGTGCACCGTGTCCTGACCCGCTACCGGCTGGCCCGTCTGGCCCACCTGGACCGTGCCACCGGCCGGGTGATCCGCCGCTACGAACACGCCGCCCCCGGCGACCTCGTCCACGTCGACATCAAGAAACTCGGCAACATCCCCGACGGCGGCGGCCACAAGGTCCTCGGCCGGCAAGCAGGCCGCAAGAACCGCACCAAGGCGGGCATGAGCTTCCTGCACAACGCCATCGACGACCACTCCCGCCTGGCCTACAGCGAAATCCTGGCCGACGAGAAGAAAGAGACCGCCGTCGGGTTCTGGCAGCGCGCCCACGCCTTCTTCGCCGCCGCCGGTATCACCGTCCAGCGGGTCCTGACCGACAACGGCTCCTGCTACAAGTCACATCTGTGGCGCAACTCCCTTGCCGAGCAAGGTATTTCACACAAACGCACCCGGCCCTACCGGCCCCAGACCAACGGCAAGGTCGAACGGTTCAACCGCACCCTGCTGGACGAATGGGCCTACGCGAAGCCCTACCGCACCGACGCCGAACGACGCGCCGCCTATCAGCAGTGGCTCCACACCTACAATCACCACCGCGGACACACCGCACTCAAAGGCCAACCACCCGCCAGCCGCGTCCCCAACCTAACGGGTCAGTACACCTAGCGCACTCCGTGGGGGCGGAACTGGACGCTGATCCGGCCGCCCACCGCGGAGCGCGTCTTGGGGATCGCGTGGTCCCACGTCCGCTGGCAGGACCCGCCCATGACGATGAGGTCACCGTGCCCGAGGGGCCGGCGAACCGTGGCGGGGCCGCCGCCGCGCGGGCGCAGCAGGAGTGGCCGGGGCTCGCCGAGGGAGAGGATCGCGACGAGCGTGTCCCGGGTGCTACCCCGCCCCGTACGGTCGCCGTGCCAGGCGACGCTGTCCCGCCCGTCGCGGTAGTAGCACAGCCCGGCCGTGGTGAACGGCTCGCCGAGTTCCGCCGCGTAGTAGGCGCCGAGGGCGTCGCGGGCGCGTTCGAGCACGGGGTCGGGCAGCGGCTCGCCGGCACCGTAGTGGGCCAGCAGCCGGGGGACGGCCACCACGTTGTCGTACATGAGGCGCCGCTCGGCCCGCCAGGGCACCTCCGTGGCGAGGCGCTCGAACAGGTCGTCGGCGCCGGTGAGCCAGCCGGGGAGGGTGTCGATCCAGGCGCCGTCACCAAGGCGGGTGCGGTGGACCGCGGCGAGGCCGCCGAGGCCGGGCCCGCTGGTGTCGAAGAGGGACGCCTGCTGATGGTGCATACCACCAGCGTAACCGATATTCGTACGTTCATTCGAATCTGGAGGGTGCGGGAGCGCGTGGCGCCCGGTCGGCGCACGATGGGGGCATGCTCTTCGCCGAGGTCGCCCGGGTCTCCAGGGAGGTCGCGCGGACGTCCGCGCGGTCCCGCAAGACGGAGCTGCTCGCCGAGTTCTTCCGCGCCGCACAGCCCGAGGACGCCCCGATCGCCATCGCCTACCTGGCCGGGCGCCTGCCGCAGGGCCGGCTGGGCATCGGCTGGGCGGCGCTGCGCGACCGCGCGGAACCGGCCACCGAGCCGACGCTGACGGTGCGGGCGGTCGACGCGGCGCTCACCGATGTCGGCGAGGTGTCGGGGCAGGGCGCGCAGGCCGGGCGGCGGGCGCTGCTCCAGGACCTGTTCGGCGCGGCGACCGCGCCGGAGCAGGAGTACCTGCTGGGGCTGCTCACCGGGGAGGTGCGGCAGGGCGCGCTGGACGCGGCGGCGATCGAGGGGCTGGCGGCGGCGACGGCCGCGCGGCCCGCGGACGTACGGCGGGCGGTGATGCTCGCGGGGGCGCTGGAGCCGGTGGCGCAGGCCCTGCTGGACCGCGGCCCGCAGGCACTGGCCGGCTTCGCGTTGCAGGTGGGGCGGCCGCTGCTGCCGATGCTGGCCGGCGCGGCGAAGAGCGTCGAGGAGGCGCTGGTACGGCTCGGGCCGTGCGCGGTGGAGGAGAAGCTGGACGGCATCCGGGTCCAGGTGCACCGCGACGGCGACCGGGTGCAGGTCTTCACCCGCACCCTGGAGGACGTCACCGCGCGGCTCCCGGAGATCGTGGCCGCCGCCCTCGCGCTGCCCGCCGAACGCTTCGTGCTCGACGGCGAGGTGCTGGCGCTGGACGCCGACGGGCGGCCCCGGCCGTTCCAGGAGACCGCGGGCCGGGTCGGTTCCCGGGTGGACGTGGCGACCGCCGCCGCCGCGCTGCCGGTGCACCCGGTCTTCTTCGACGTGCTGTCCGTCGAGGGCCGCGACCTGCTGGACCTGCCGTACGCGGAGCGGCACGCGTCGCTGGCCGCGCTGGTCCCGGCCGAGCGCCGGGTGCGGAACCTGCTGGTCGCCGACCCGGGCGACGAGCAGCAGGCGCGGGCCGCCGAGGACTTCTTCGCGGCGACCCTGGCGCGCGGCCACGAGGGCGTCGTCATCAAGGCCGCGGGCAGTCCGTACGCGGCGGGGCGGCGCGGCGCGACCTGGCTGAAGGTCAAGCCGGTGCACACCCTGGACCTGGTGGTGCTCGCCGTCGAGTGGGGCCATGGCCGCCGCACCGGCAAGCTGTCCAACCTGCACCTGGGCGCGCGGGCCGACGACGGCTCCTTCGTGATGCTCGGCAAGACCTTCAAGGGCCTCACCGACGCCCTGCTGGACTGGCAGACCGAGCAGTTGCTGGCCCGCGCGGTCTCCGACGACGGCCACGTGGTGACCGTACGGCCCGAGCTCGTGGTGGAGATCGCCTACGACGGTGTGCAGACCTCGCCGCGCTACCCGGCGGGCCTGACGCTGCGCTTCGCCCGGGTGCTGCGCTACCGCGAGGACAAGACCCCCGACCAGGCCGACACGGTGGCCGCGGTCCGCGCCGCCCACACCGGCTAGCGTCCGCCGGTTGCGGCGCGCCTGCCCGGGTACCCGAAGGCGACGCACCCGAGGAGAGGTGAACGGTCATGGCCCGCACCACTCGGCGCGCCACGGTGCGCGCACTGCTCGACCTCCACGGCCGCACGTACGCCGACGAGGCGGGCATCCGCCTCACCGACACCCCGCAGCCGCTGTACCGGCTGCTCGTGCTGGCCGGCCTGCTCAGCGCCCGTATCCGGGCAGGTGTCGCGGTGGCGGCGGCCAGGGAGCTGTCGGCGGCGGGCCTGCGCAGCCCGCGCGCGATGGCGGAGGCGACCTGGCAGCAGCGGGTCGACGCACTCGGCCGCGGCGGCTACCGGCGCTACGACGAGCGGACCGCCACCCAGCTCGGCGACGGCGCGGAGCTGGTGCGGACACGGTACGGCGGCGACCTGCGGAGGATGCGCGCCCGCGCGGACGGTGACCTGGGGGAAGTGCGCCGCGAGCTGCGGGAGTTCCCGGGCCTCGGCCCGGCCGGCGTGGACATCTTCCTGCGCGAGGCGCAGGCCGTCTGGCCCGAATCGGCACCCTACTTCGACGCGAAGACGCTCCAGGGGGCCGCACTCCTCGGCCTGCCCGACTCCCCCGCCCGCCTGGCGCGGCTCGCCGACGGCACCGACCCGTCGGTGCTGGCCGCGGCCCTGGTCCGCGTCGCGCTCGACAAGCACGCGGTGGCCACCGTCGAGGAGGCGGCCGCCGGGCGCTGAGCGGCACCGCCGGACGAGCGGCACCGGGGCACCCCGGCGGCGGGTCGGCCGGTTTTGGGTCGGCCGTCTCCGGGGCGGCGGCGCGTTACTGGTTCTCCAGCCGCAGCCTCGCCTCCTGCTCCTGGTCGCCGGCGGCGGTGCCGACCACGCGGACCGAGAACGCCTCCGCGAGGCCCTCCCGGAGCCGGTCCACCGCGAGGTAGCCGCCCTGGGCGGTGATGGTGACGGGTTCGGAGAGCCGGCCGGGGCCGGCCAGACCGAGGGTGCGCGAGACGTCGAACGTGGCCGTCCACACCGTGGGGTGGCCGCCCTCCGTGTCCACGGGTTTGTCGTCCTCGGCGCGGTCGGACGGGAAGCTCGCCTGGAGCGCGGCCAGGACGGCGACCGCGTCCTCCTTGACGCAGCTGTCCAGGACGACCGCGACCTGCGCTGACGGGTCAACGGGTTGTTCTTGCGCGGTACTCACGATGATTCCTCTCCGGTGGTCCGGTGGACCGGCGGGCGGGCGGTCGGTCCGCGGGCGCGGCGGGCCATGGTCAGCGCATTTCCGCTGCGAGCCGGACAAAACCCCGTACTGGTCCGAACGGGCGAGGGCTTTCCGGGTGGTTCCGTCGCCCGCGGTCTGCGGCACAATCGGGGGATGCCGCGACGCACCGCCCGTACCTCCCGCACGCCCCGAGCCGACCGCCCCGCTCCCGCTGCCGCTCCTCCGCCGGCTGCCGCCTGCCCCTGCGGGCTGCCCGCCCCCTACGGCGAGTGCTGCGGCGCCCTGCACGCGGGGCAGGCGGCCGCGCCCACCGCCGAACGGCTGATGCGGTCGCGCTACGCCGCCTTCGCCGCAGGCGACGCCGCGTATCTGCTGCGCACCTGGGCCGCCGCCACCAGACCGCCGGGCCTGGACCTCGACCCGGAGGTGCGCTGGACCGGCCTGGACATCCTCGGCCGCACCGGGGGCAGCGCCTTCCACGCCGAGGGCACCGTCGAGTTCCGCGCCCGCTACCGGCTGCGCGGGCAGGACGGCGAGCAGCGCGAGAACAGCCGCTTCGTCCGCGAGGGCGGGCTGTGGGTCTACGTGGAGGCGCTCGCGTGACGGAGGTGCCCGGGCTCGATCCGGTGGTACGCGCGGCCGTGGCGCGCCATGTGCTGGAGGTGCTGGCCGAGGCGTGCCCCGGCGGCCGGGCGGACCTGCGCGGGTCCCTCGCGGCGGGCACGGCCGACCCGTACAGCGACATCGACGCCGTCTGGACGGTGCCGGACGACCGGTTCGGCACCTGCGTGGACCGGGCCGGCGACCTGCTCGCCCGGGTGCGTCCGCTGATGTCGCTGCGCGGCGACCCGGACACCGCCGGCACCCCCGGGCGGCGGCTGCTCTTCGTGGCCTTCCAGGGGCTGCCCCCGTTCTGGCGGCTCGACCTGGACATCGCCGCGGAACCCGGTACCGAGCCCTCCGACCCCACCGTGCGCCACCCCTGGCCGCCGGCCGCCAGCGCCCTCGCCAACGGGGTCGCCGCCGTCAAGGCACTGCACCGCGGCGACCCCGCCACCGCCCACGCCCTCCTCACCCGCGCCTACCCCCGCGTCGGGCTGCCCCCGCACCCCACCGGCCGCTTCCCCGACGACCTCGCCGCCCTGACCCGCGCGGCCCTCGCCCTGGACCCGACCGTCGGCGCCCAGGCCGCCGCCCTCACCGCGCTCCCGCTCCCCTGACCGCGTGACCGGCGCCCACCCGCCGGTGCGTACCCGCGAAGCGCGTGATGCCCGCGACAGCCGGATCGCGTGCGTTCGCGCGTTACGCGATCGGGTCGCGGGCGTCGTAGTGCAGGAAGCCGCGCTGGAAGAGCCCGATCACCGTGATCGCGACGATGCAGGCGATCCCGCCGCCGACCACCGCCGCGGTCGGGGAGAACAGGTCGGACGCGGAGCCGGCGAGGAAGTCGCCGAGCCGCGGCCCGCCCACCACGACGACCAGGAAGACGCCCTGGAGCCGCCCGCGCATGTCGTCGGGCGCGGCGGACTGGAGCATCGTGTTGCGGAAGACCATGGACACGGTGTCGGCGCAGCCCGCGACCGCGAGGAAGAACAGGCCGAGCAGGAGGTTGCGGGTGAGGCCGAAGACGGCGACGGCCGCGCCCCAGGAGCCGACCGCGACGAGCACCGCGAACCCCTGGCGGTGGACCCGGCCGAGCCAGCCCGAGAAGACGCTGCCGAGCAGCGCCCCGGTCGCGGGCGCGGCGGCGAGCAGGCCGACCGTACGGGTGTCGCCGCCGAACCAGAGCCCGGCGACCGCCGGGAACAGCACGCGGGGCTGCGCGAGCACCATGGCGGCGAGGTCGGAGACAAAGGTCGTCCGCAGGTTGGGCCGGGCGCCGAGGTAGCGCAGCCCCTCCAGGACCGACGGCCTGCGCCGTACGGCGGCCGGGTCGGCGCCGGGCTCCCCCGGCAGCATCGCCGGCAGCCGCCACATCGCGTACAGGGAGGCGGTGAAGGCCGCCACGTCGATCAGATAAGCCGCCTGGTAGCCCCAGAAGCCGACGAAGACGCCGCCGAGCATCGGCCCGGCCATCTGCCCGACCCCGCCGGCGAGGGAGGCGAGCGCGTTGGCGGCGGGCAGCCGCTCGGGCGGCAGCAGCCGGGGGATCATGGACGAGCGGGCGGGCGAGTTCATCGCGAAGCACACCGCCTGGAGGGCGACGATCGCGTAGAGCGGCCAGACCTTGTGCACGTCGGCGATGGCGACGACGGCGAGCGCGGCCGACAGCACCGTCGCGCCGCTCGCGGTGACCAGCCCGAGCCGGCGCCGGTCGACCGCGTCGGCGACCGCACCGCCGTAGAGGCCGAAGACGATCAGCGGGACCAGGGAGCACAGGCCGACCAGGCCCACGTAGAAGCTGGAGCCGGTGATCGCGTAGACCTGGAGTGCCACGGCCATCGCGGTCATCTGCTGGCCTATGTAGGACACGGCGTTGCCGAACCACAGGCGCCGGAAGTCGGCGTGCTCGCGCAGCGGGGAGATGTCGGCGAGCAGCCGGGAGCGGCGCGGGGCGGGGATCGCGGCCGGCGCCGCGACGGTCGAGGCAGCGGCCGGGGCGCCCGCGGCGGTGCCGGTTCCGGCCGGCGTAGCGGACGGCTCGACCGCGTCGCGGTGGTCTTCTTCACTGTTGAGCACGCGAAACCGTAGCAACCGGGGCCGCCGCGCGAAGCGGCGGGGCGCACGGCGCCGCAGGTGGGCGCACGGGTGACACATCCACCCAGGTGGCCGACGCGGACCGAAACCGGCTGGTGGCTCAGCGTGCGTCGGCATACGCTGACCGGGACGAGCAAGCCGTCGGGGAAGTACCTGGCCCCGCGGCCCAGTCCCGGAACCAGTCGCCGACTCGGCCACGCTTTCCGGCACCGGCATCAGGCGCCACCGCGTCCGCACCGCCCGAAAGAGAAGGACCTCCCACCGGGCGCCGTGACGCGAGGAACCGACCGCGTTCGGCCTTCCCGGACCACGCGACGCTAAGGAGTGCGCGGTGTCAGCAGACAAGCCCATCCGCAAGGACAACACGGCCGAACGCGGCGGGGACGTCACGTCCCTGCTCGACGAGGAGCGCCCGCTGGACGCATGGTCCCGCTGCGCGCCGATCCGGCTCGCCGGATACGAGGACGACCCCAGCGAGACGCACATCCTGCGCAGCATCGACTGACAGTGCCACCCAGCTGACGGCGCCTCGTACGGGGCGCCGTTCGGCGCGCGGGCGCGACCCGCGCCGGCAGGTGCCCGCCGCCCGGAAGACCTCCGGGGGCGGGCCCGGGCGCCGCCGTCCACGACTGACGGAATGTCAGCGGCCTTTCACCCCAGGTACATCGCAACTCCCGGCCGACCCACGGGTATCCGACCCAGGACACCGATGTGACATGTGTCATGCACGGATCGACGTAAATTCCGTGTGTATTTCGCATGCATGGGCCCTGACCGGGCAAACGGCCCTCGTGTGCGCCGATTTCGCCGACCACTCGAGGAGCAAACCTATGCTGATGGCCCACCCGACCGTCCTGCGCAACCTGGTGGAGCGTTACGAGACGCTCCGCGCCGTCGTCGACGAGGGGCACGCGGACGGGTCGGACCGTGCGGAGGGCGCCGACCCTCTGGTACGGCAGCAGTTGCAGGACACGATGTACACGTTGTGCGTGTCGACCGGCACCCGGGAGATCGGGGCGGCGCTCGCGGCCGCGCGCCGGCACATCGACACCATCGCGGCCGGGGCGCTGGACGCGGACCCGGCTCGCGACGTCAGCGCGGCCTGAGCACCACCCGGCCGCGCCCCTGATCCGGTGACCCGCTGAACGCCGGCCACGGATCTCCCCCCTCGCAGCACCGCAGCACCGGACAACCGAAGAACGAAGGCTGAAGCACCGACCGGACGACGGCGTACCGGACAGCGACCCCGCGGGTGCGGGTCGCGGTCGTCCACGCGGCCCGCCGCCCGCGCATCATGGTCACCATGAACCCGCAGCACCGACCGGCCTCCGCCGCGCCTTCCGCCGAATCCGCTGAATCCGTCGAACCTGCCGAACCTGCTGAATCCATCGTCCCCGCCGCCTCCACCGGCTCGGCCGCACCCGGGGTCGTGCCGGGCAAGTACGCCCGCGTGGAGCGGGAGCGCCGCTTCCTGTTCGCGGCGCCACCGGGTGCCGGGCACGGACCCGTACACCGGATCACCGACCGCTATCTGCTCGGCACCAGGATGCGGCTGCGCCGCGTGGAGCCGCTGTCC comes from Streptomyces sp. NBC_00448 and encodes:
- a CDS encoding sensor histidine kinase — its product is MEPAASAFSHPAFFYRDDAEYLDSTLSFVRDGLAAGEPVAVAVPGERMALLHNALGPLADGVHFTDMARAGRNPGRIIPGVLAAFADAQPVGPVRIVAEPVWPGRTPLEYPACVQHEALVNAAFDGRRATILCLYDASRLGPQALGDACVTHPVLIEGGRRRISAHYAPELAVASYNVPLAEPRFAASYTFDDERLRAARQFAVQAADALGLAGPRLDDLALAVAELTTNSVLHGGGSGVVRVWAEHGHVACEVRDGGRLVDPLAGSRLPPPGRPGGRGLLMVHQLADLVRTHTGTAGTAIRCYLTLNPPAPA
- a CDS encoding DUF5709 domain-containing protein, translating into MTQQQRGPDDLGRGDDVYQPDKGGDRDIREDTGPLEPEDTLDDRGVVDVLDEGYSPPDRPLVVEDTGTTGDEQQAGDSLDDRLARERPDRQPPRGDGLGDASDTDGELLDPEAGDLRSGRLVGPDEGAHSREDGVTGEDVGIDGGAASAEEAAVHLVADADLPDEEDGSGPGSGGGTAGGGR
- a CDS encoding type 1 glutamine amidotransferase domain-containing protein, which translates into the protein MRSAILVAPQGVEQSELTSPLRALTEAGAHPQVVAPLPGTVLAYNYLEPGDTFPVDVTLDEASAADFDLLVLPGGVPNSDALRLHQGAVDFVRAFFAAGKPVAAICHGPWQLVEADAVRGRTVTSWPSLRTDLRNAGATWMDEQVRVCTNGPNTLITSRMPADLDAFNGAVLDEMSART
- a CDS encoding IS481 family transposase; the protein is MPHRNAPLTETGRLRLARCIVDDRWTLRRAAERFQVSPTTAQRWAARYRELGEAGMVDRSSRPHSSPRRTPTRTERRIIKVRVLRRWGPARIAYLLGLNPATVHRVLTRYRLARLAHLDRATGRVIRRYEHAAPGDLVHVDIKKLGNIPDGGGHKVLGRQAGRKNRTKAGMSFLHNAIDDHSRLAYSEILADEKKETAVGFWQRAHAFFAAAGITVQRVLTDNGSCYKSHLWRNSLAEQGISHKRTRPYRPQTNGKVERFNRTLLDEWAYAKPYRTDAERRAAYQQWLHTYNHHRGHTALKGQPPASRVPNLTGQYT
- a CDS encoding alpha-ketoglutarate-dependent dioxygenase AlkB, yielding MHHQQASLFDTSGPGLGGLAAVHRTRLGDGAWIDTLPGWLTGADDLFERLATEVPWRAERRLMYDNVVAVPRLLAHYGAGEPLPDPVLERARDALGAYYAAELGEPFTTAGLCYYRDGRDSVAWHGDRTGRGSTRDTLVAILSLGEPRPLLLRPRGGGPATVRRPLGHGDLIVMGGSCQRTWDHAIPKTRSAVGGRISVQFRPHGVR
- a CDS encoding ATP-dependent DNA ligase, giving the protein MLFAEVARVSREVARTSARSRKTELLAEFFRAAQPEDAPIAIAYLAGRLPQGRLGIGWAALRDRAEPATEPTLTVRAVDAALTDVGEVSGQGAQAGRRALLQDLFGAATAPEQEYLLGLLTGEVRQGALDAAAIEGLAAATAARPADVRRAVMLAGALEPVAQALLDRGPQALAGFALQVGRPLLPMLAGAAKSVEEALVRLGPCAVEEKLDGIRVQVHRDGDRVQVFTRTLEDVTARLPEIVAAALALPAERFVLDGEVLALDADGRPRPFQETAGRVGSRVDVATAAAALPVHPVFFDVLSVEGRDLLDLPYAERHASLAALVPAERRVRNLLVADPGDEQQARAAEDFFAATLARGHEGVVIKAAGSPYAAGRRGATWLKVKPVHTLDLVVLAVEWGHGRRTGKLSNLHLGARADDGSFVMLGKTFKGLTDALLDWQTEQLLARAVSDDGHVVTVRPELVVEIAYDGVQTSPRYPAGLTLRFARVLRYREDKTPDQADTVAAVRAAHTG
- a CDS encoding endonuclease, giving the protein MARTTRRATVRALLDLHGRTYADEAGIRLTDTPQPLYRLLVLAGLLSARIRAGVAVAAARELSAAGLRSPRAMAEATWQQRVDALGRGGYRRYDERTATQLGDGAELVRTRYGGDLRRMRARADGDLGEVRRELREFPGLGPAGVDIFLREAQAVWPESAPYFDAKTLQGAALLGLPDSPARLARLADGTDPSVLAAALVRVALDKHAVATVEEAAAGR
- a CDS encoding YchJ family protein; amino-acid sequence: MPRRTARTSRTPRADRPAPAAAPPPAAACPCGLPAPYGECCGALHAGQAAAPTAERLMRSRYAAFAAGDAAYLLRTWAAATRPPGLDLDPEVRWTGLDILGRTGGSAFHAEGTVEFRARYRLRGQDGEQRENSRFVREGGLWVYVEALA
- a CDS encoding MFS transporter — protein: MPAPRRSRLLADISPLREHADFRRLWFGNAVSYIGQQMTAMAVALQVYAITGSSFYVGLVGLCSLVPLIVFGLYGGAVADAVDRRRLGLVTASGATVLSAALAVVAIADVHKVWPLYAIVALQAVCFAMNSPARSSMIPRLLPPERLPAANALASLAGGVGQMAGPMLGGVFVGFWGYQAAYLIDVAAFTASLYAMWRLPAMLPGEPGADPAAVRRRPSVLEGLRYLGARPNLRTTFVSDLAAMVLAQPRVLFPAVAGLWFGGDTRTVGLLAAAPATGALLGSVFSGWLGRVHRQGFAVLVAVGSWGAAVAVFGLTRNLLLGLFFLAVAGCADTVSMVFRNTMLQSAAPDDMRGRLQGVFLVVVVGGPRLGDFLAGSASDLFSPTAAVVGGGIACIVAITVIGLFQRGFLHYDARDPIA
- a CDS encoding DUF5133 domain-containing protein; its protein translation is MLMAHPTVLRNLVERYETLRAVVDEGHADGSDRAEGADPLVRQQLQDTMYTLCVSTGTREIGAALAAARRHIDTIAAGALDADPARDVSAA